The Verrucomicrobium spinosum DSM 4136 = JCM 18804 genome includes a region encoding these proteins:
- a CDS encoding DUF1552 domain-containing protein, producing MSTSASQVSRRAFLRSASTLLALPALESFGFRAFAAEKAPEAISRMAFLYIPNGVNVHKWNVKGEGAGYELSPTLQPLAGLRNDFSVISNLAHDKAESNGDGAGDHARATATFLTGCQAKKTAGNDIRIGQSVDQIAASQLGHLTRLSSLELSTDGDRSSGKCDSGYSCAYQFNLSWKTESMPMAPEMDPRLVFERLFGTVAAGGNSAEAQRRMKYQKSILDFVMADAKSLQKRLSGNDNRKLDEYFSSVRDIEQRIQKSETMKVVLPSGVQVPAGVPSTTQEHIRLMFDLLLLAFQTDSTRIATFLLAHDGSNRSFPEIGVPDSHHNISHHQNNPEKLEKIAKIDQFYVQQFAYFLERMKASKEGDKSLLDTSMIVYGGGISDGNAHDHDRLPVLVAGRANGTLNPGRHIALKDKVPMTNLYLSMLDRMGVNAERVGDSTGVLQGI from the coding sequence ATGTCCACCTCTGCATCACAAGTTTCCCGCCGGGCGTTTCTCCGCAGCGCCAGCACGTTGCTGGCTTTGCCTGCATTGGAGTCTTTCGGATTCAGGGCATTCGCGGCGGAGAAGGCTCCCGAGGCAATTTCCCGGATGGCTTTCCTCTACATTCCCAACGGGGTGAACGTGCACAAGTGGAACGTGAAAGGCGAGGGAGCTGGGTACGAACTTTCCCCCACGCTGCAGCCGCTGGCGGGCCTGCGGAATGATTTCTCGGTCATCTCCAATCTTGCCCACGACAAGGCGGAATCCAACGGGGACGGAGCTGGAGACCACGCCCGTGCCACGGCTACCTTCCTGACTGGTTGCCAGGCGAAGAAGACCGCTGGCAATGACATCCGCATCGGCCAGAGCGTGGACCAGATTGCGGCCTCCCAGTTGGGGCATCTCACCCGGCTCTCTTCATTGGAGTTGAGCACGGACGGCGACCGCAGCTCAGGCAAGTGCGACTCCGGGTACAGCTGTGCTTATCAGTTCAACCTTTCCTGGAAGACGGAGTCCATGCCGATGGCTCCTGAGATGGACCCGCGTCTGGTGTTTGAGCGTCTCTTCGGCACCGTTGCCGCTGGCGGGAATTCCGCAGAGGCCCAGCGGAGGATGAAGTACCAGAAGAGCATTCTGGACTTCGTCATGGCCGATGCCAAGAGCCTGCAAAAGCGTCTTTCCGGAAACGACAATCGCAAGCTGGACGAGTACTTCTCCTCCGTGCGCGACATTGAGCAGCGCATCCAGAAGTCGGAGACCATGAAAGTGGTGCTGCCTTCCGGCGTGCAGGTGCCCGCCGGGGTGCCCTCGACGACGCAGGAGCACATCCGCCTCATGTTTGATCTGCTGCTGCTGGCCTTCCAGACGGACTCGACCCGCATCGCCACCTTCCTGCTGGCGCATGACGGCAGCAACCGGAGTTTCCCGGAGATCGGCGTGCCGGACTCGCACCACAACATCTCCCACCACCAGAACAACCCGGAGAAGCTGGAGAAGATCGCGAAGATTGACCAGTTCTATGTGCAGCAGTTTGCCTATTTCCTGGAGCGCATGAAGGCCTCCAAGGAAGGTGACAAGTCCCTGCTCGACACCTCCATGATCGTGTACGGTGGCGGCATCAGTGATGGCAATGCCCACGACCATGACCGCCTGCCCGTGCTGGTGGCGGGGCGTGCGAATGGTACGCTTAACCCTGGGCGTCACATCGCCCTCAAGGACAAGGTGCCGATGACCAACCTCTATCTCTCCATGCTGGATCGCATGGGCGTCAACGCCGAGCGCGTGGGCGACAGCACGGGTGTGCTGCAGGGGATTTGA
- a CDS encoding class I SAM-dependent methyltransferase: protein MNPSESPFSDPKAVADYAEKPARLVPGFASLQRMTSLLLAERTPATGRVLVLGAGGGLELKEFATAHPGWEFDGVDPSAEMLKLATQTLGPLASRVRLHQGYIDAAPEGPFDSASCLLTLHFVPREERLPTLRHVHQRLKSGAPFVAAHLSFPQAEPERSLWFSRYVAFAVASGIDPAMAEKAVPTMQARLDILDPAEEEALLREAGFTDVSLFYTGFTFRGWVAYA, encoded by the coding sequence ATGAACCCTTCTGAAAGCCCCTTCTCCGACCCCAAAGCCGTAGCCGACTATGCCGAGAAACCCGCCCGTCTGGTCCCGGGTTTTGCGAGTCTGCAGCGCATGACATCCCTGCTGCTCGCAGAGCGCACCCCCGCTACCGGTCGGGTCCTGGTGTTGGGAGCAGGTGGCGGACTGGAACTCAAAGAATTCGCCACAGCGCATCCCGGCTGGGAGTTTGATGGAGTCGATCCTTCCGCAGAAATGTTGAAGCTGGCCACCCAAACCCTGGGCCCACTTGCCTCCAGAGTCCGGCTTCACCAAGGCTATATCGATGCAGCTCCCGAGGGGCCATTTGATTCAGCGTCCTGCCTGCTGACTCTGCATTTTGTGCCCCGTGAAGAACGACTGCCCACCCTGCGGCATGTGCACCAGCGACTTAAAAGCGGTGCGCCATTCGTGGCCGCGCATCTCAGCTTCCCGCAAGCGGAGCCAGAGCGCTCGCTCTGGTTTTCACGCTATGTCGCCTTTGCCGTGGCCTCGGGCATCGATCCCGCCATGGCTGAAAAAGCCGTGCCCACCATGCAGGCCAGGCTCGACATCCTGGACCCTGCAGAGGAAGAAGCCCTGCTGCGCGAAGCAGGCTTCACGGACGTCAGCCTGTTCTATACCGGGTTCACCTTTCGTGGATGGGTGGCGTATGCGTGA
- a CDS encoding plastocyanin/azurin family copper-binding protein has protein sequence MIRTLLTAACALTLLSNVARAQDVSITIKPDNANPLMYDTKTFTVKAGQKVKVTFENKSAVPQPHNFLVVKPGTLQKVGALANGMLSDPQAMTKNYIPESTDILFHTKLIQPGQTESLEFTAPADAGDYPYLCTFPGHWMLMQGTMKVEK, from the coding sequence ATGATCCGTACTCTGCTCACCGCCGCCTGCGCACTGACGCTGCTCTCCAATGTGGCCCGCGCCCAGGATGTGTCCATCACCATCAAGCCGGACAACGCCAACCCCCTCATGTACGACACCAAGACCTTCACCGTGAAAGCCGGTCAGAAGGTGAAGGTGACTTTTGAGAACAAGAGCGCCGTGCCCCAGCCTCACAACTTCCTCGTGGTCAAGCCCGGCACCTTGCAGAAGGTCGGCGCCCTTGCCAACGGCATGCTGAGCGACCCGCAGGCGATGACCAAGAACTACATCCCCGAGTCCACGGACATCCTGTTCCACACGAAGCTCATTCAGCCCGGCCAGACCGAGTCCCTTGAGTTCACCGCTCCCGCAGACGCTGGTGACTACCCCTACCTTTGCACGTTCCCCGGCCACTGGATGCTCATGCAGGGCACCATGAAGGTCGAGAAATAA
- a CDS encoding lysophospholipid acyltransferase family protein yields the protein MVIDLSSRLQGPLKRNLYKLAAPVVERGLAIRSFNHLYERTRDRYLKHPDYPSARAWFSSGLREIGTKYEVDLPQNFTFPTEGPLIIISNHPFGILDPVILGDLISQYRPYVRFMTNFLLGEIEEMRPWIIPVDPFNGENSAQRNLGPMKEALRFLKQGGALAIFPSGEVAHFKMGRGVEESPWSSHVGALVRRTKATVLPVYFEGQNSVLFHGAGLVHPMLRTGLIFRELLHNDQGVVSVKVGQPIPFNRLRKFEDDESLTRYLRLHTFILSQRPKAPLKGLGTVTVPVAHAPASVAAPTLTLSPDSPMLQQAFEAEIAALRKAGGPIAQQGSFSVFIAAAPEIPHLLREIGRLREVSFRLVGEGTGEDVDLDKFDDYYLHVFLWDEKERRVAGAYRLGRADMIMRRYGAKGLYTSTLFKFQKPFLKHLEQALEMGRSFVAPNYQRSVSALPLLWKGVLTWVCQNPHYTRLYGPVSISQAYQGLSRKLMVEFLRENNFHPDLATLVKPRKPFRYGKNRKLLREFISADLGNVDDFSALISSLEEDGKGIPVLLKHYLRLNGTLLSFNVDKDFSSCLDGLILVDVTETDPKLLCKYMGEEACARYLKHHGVGSEVKEEGGS from the coding sequence ATGGTCATTGATCTTTCCTCACGTTTGCAGGGTCCACTAAAGCGGAATCTCTACAAACTCGCAGCCCCTGTCGTAGAGCGCGGACTCGCCATCCGTTCGTTCAACCATTTGTATGAACGCACTCGCGACCGCTACTTGAAGCACCCTGACTACCCTTCCGCACGGGCGTGGTTCTCATCGGGGCTCCGGGAGATCGGCACAAAGTATGAGGTGGATCTGCCTCAGAACTTTACCTTCCCCACCGAAGGGCCGTTGATCATTATTTCCAATCACCCCTTCGGCATTCTGGATCCGGTGATACTGGGGGATCTGATCTCCCAGTATCGGCCCTATGTGAGGTTCATGACGAACTTCCTGTTGGGGGAGATTGAGGAGATGCGTCCCTGGATCATTCCCGTGGATCCTTTCAACGGGGAGAACAGCGCCCAGCGCAACCTGGGCCCCATGAAAGAGGCGTTGCGCTTCCTCAAACAGGGGGGGGCACTTGCCATCTTTCCGAGCGGGGAGGTGGCTCACTTCAAAATGGGCCGCGGTGTGGAGGAGAGTCCCTGGAGTTCGCATGTGGGAGCTCTCGTCCGTCGCACAAAGGCCACCGTCCTGCCGGTCTATTTTGAGGGGCAGAACAGTGTGTTGTTTCATGGGGCCGGACTGGTGCACCCCATGCTGCGCACCGGTCTGATCTTCCGTGAGTTATTGCATAATGACCAGGGTGTGGTGTCTGTGAAGGTGGGGCAGCCCATACCCTTCAACCGTCTGCGCAAGTTCGAGGATGATGAGAGCCTCACCCGCTACCTCAGGCTTCACACTTTCATCTTGAGCCAGCGACCCAAGGCACCGCTCAAAGGGCTCGGTACAGTCACGGTGCCTGTCGCTCACGCTCCGGCATCGGTTGCAGCTCCCACGCTGACGCTATCCCCTGACAGCCCGATGTTGCAGCAGGCCTTTGAGGCCGAGATTGCAGCCCTTCGGAAGGCGGGCGGGCCCATTGCGCAGCAGGGGAGCTTCAGCGTGTTTATCGCCGCTGCTCCGGAGATTCCCCACCTGCTGCGCGAAATTGGCCGGTTGCGTGAGGTGAGTTTCCGTCTTGTGGGAGAGGGGACTGGTGAGGATGTGGATCTCGACAAGTTCGATGACTATTACCTGCACGTCTTTCTTTGGGATGAGAAAGAGCGGCGCGTGGCGGGGGCTTATCGCCTGGGTCGTGCGGATATGATCATGCGTCGATATGGAGCCAAGGGGCTCTACACCAGCACGCTGTTCAAGTTCCAGAAGCCCTTTCTGAAGCATCTGGAACAGGCGCTTGAAATGGGGCGCAGTTTTGTAGCCCCGAACTATCAGCGGAGCGTTTCAGCGCTGCCACTCCTGTGGAAGGGCGTGCTTACCTGGGTGTGCCAGAATCCCCACTACACCAGGCTCTACGGACCGGTCAGCATCAGCCAGGCTTATCAGGGGCTCTCGCGCAAGCTCATGGTGGAATTTCTAAGGGAGAACAACTTCCATCCCGATCTGGCGACGCTGGTGAAGCCGCGCAAGCCTTTCCGCTACGGGAAGAATCGCAAGCTGCTGAGGGAGTTTATTTCCGCGGACCTTGGTAATGTGGATGACTTTTCCGCCCTCATTTCCAGCCTGGAAGAGGACGGCAAGGGCATCCCTGTCTTGCTCAAACATTACCTGCGCCTGAACGGCACGCTGTTGAGTTTCAATGTGGACAAGGACTTTAGCTCTTGCCTTGATGGCTTGATTCTCGTGGATGTGACAGAGACTGATCCCAAGCTGCTGTGCAAGTACATGGGGGAAGAGGCGTGCGCCAGGTATCTCAAACATCACGGTGTAGGGAGTGAGGTGAAGGAGGAGGGGGGGAGTTAG
- the bioD gene encoding dethiobiotin synthase: MNLFITGTDTDAGKTYVTRLLLDALKQSGIQAAGFKPFCCGGRQDSILLHQGSAEGPGFTLEEINPIWLKTPASPFTAALIENRNLDFAGLRRSLDNLTSRVDHVLIEGAGGWEVPLAPGYTLADYAQEIGWPVLVVVNNRLGALNHTILTVKNIQARGLKCAGLVLNYAHEERDAASISNRMVLESMDLAPVVADIMHGETDGRELLDALQEWM; the protein is encoded by the coding sequence TTGAATTTGTTCATCACCGGCACGGATACTGACGCTGGCAAAACCTATGTGACCCGGCTGCTGTTGGATGCACTGAAACAGAGCGGCATTCAGGCAGCGGGCTTCAAGCCTTTTTGCTGCGGGGGACGACAGGATTCCATCCTGCTTCATCAAGGCAGCGCCGAGGGCCCCGGATTCACGCTGGAGGAGATCAATCCCATCTGGCTCAAAACACCGGCTTCGCCCTTCACCGCCGCTCTCATCGAAAACAGGAACTTGGACTTCGCCGGATTGCGTCGGAGCCTGGACAACCTCACCTCCCGGGTCGATCACGTGCTCATTGAAGGTGCTGGCGGTTGGGAAGTACCACTCGCCCCAGGATACACTCTGGCAGACTACGCCCAGGAAATTGGCTGGCCCGTGCTGGTGGTGGTCAACAACCGCCTCGGAGCCCTCAACCACACGATCCTGACAGTAAAGAACATCCAGGCCAGAGGGCTCAAGTGCGCAGGCTTGGTGCTGAACTACGCCCACGAGGAGAGGGATGCCGCCAGCATCTCCAACCGCATGGTACTGGAATCCATGGATCTCGCCCCCGTGGTGGCCGACATCATGCATGGCGAGACGGATGGCCGGGAACTGCTGGATGCCCTGCAGGAGTGGATGTAA
- a CDS encoding fibronectin type III domain-containing protein, which yields MMGIDRWRWMMRIGAAVGMLISLVGGVGAVEVTQGPEVVVAASGTQVTLNWRTDAECGTRVRYGLVPDKLEWKAGDGVAVQHSVTLDSLMPGTTYYYAVGTAKVRLKSGQFTLPQKGETAEGALLKKKPLAESPAAPRAPPARITWGYLPSLRDHFERHGPDFGAKSEEDYARQAWEFLQRAMAEGLPAKADASDGTLRVFDPGSGAFAAYNRDGTTKTFFKPGSPGYWDRQPGRPVRLRKP from the coding sequence ATGATGGGCATTGACCGATGGCGCTGGATGATGAGGATAGGGGCAGCAGTAGGGATGCTGATCTCCCTGGTGGGAGGAGTGGGGGCGGTGGAGGTGACCCAGGGACCGGAGGTGGTGGTGGCAGCCTCGGGAACACAAGTGACGCTGAACTGGCGCACAGATGCAGAATGTGGCACCCGCGTCCGTTACGGACTGGTGCCAGACAAGCTGGAGTGGAAAGCGGGGGATGGGGTGGCCGTGCAGCACTCCGTGACTCTGGACAGTTTGATGCCCGGCACCACCTACTACTATGCAGTGGGCACGGCCAAGGTCCGGCTCAAGTCCGGACAGTTCACCCTGCCGCAGAAAGGGGAGACCGCTGAGGGGGCTCTCCTCAAGAAGAAGCCCCTGGCAGAATCCCCGGCCGCGCCACGGGCCCCGCCTGCCCGGATCACCTGGGGTTACCTGCCGAGTCTGCGGGATCACTTTGAGCGACATGGCCCCGACTTCGGTGCGAAGAGTGAGGAGGACTATGCGCGGCAGGCATGGGAATTTCTACAGCGAGCGATGGCCGAGGGGTTGCCAGCCAAGGCGGACGCTTCTGATGGCACGCTGCGCGTTTTCGATCCTGGCAGCGGGGCTTTTGCCGCGTACAATCGGGACGGTACGACGAAGACTTTCTTCAAACCTGGCAGCCCCGGATACTGGGACCGGCAACCTGGCCGCCCGGTAAGACTGAGGAAGCCTTGA
- a CDS encoding sterol desaturase family protein, whose amino-acid sequence MIEILLWCLAGFVANFAFASFFEWYLHKYVMHRPVGKFRYAFEAHAIVHHHIFKADHTYHLVNEKDKEKIPMEWWNGPVLILLCSLPTTLSALAFGIWPLALGGVLAAGAYYGIYEYLHWCMHLPKNRRVEKPWIFQRLNGHHLLHHRYMHKNFNVVFPLADLVLGTLMLRAKTHFAQARGPSVPDVQPKQATGTMAAA is encoded by the coding sequence ATGATCGAAATCCTTCTCTGGTGCCTTGCCGGCTTTGTCGCCAATTTTGCCTTCGCATCCTTTTTTGAATGGTACTTGCACAAGTACGTCATGCACCGCCCGGTTGGAAAGTTCCGCTATGCCTTTGAGGCCCATGCGATCGTCCACCATCACATTTTCAAGGCGGACCACACCTACCATCTGGTAAATGAGAAGGACAAGGAGAAGATCCCCATGGAGTGGTGGAACGGCCCCGTACTGATCCTGCTCTGCTCCCTGCCCACCACGCTCAGCGCCCTGGCGTTCGGCATCTGGCCTCTGGCCTTGGGCGGCGTGCTCGCCGCAGGTGCATACTACGGCATTTATGAATATCTTCACTGGTGCATGCACCTGCCGAAGAACCGCCGTGTGGAAAAGCCCTGGATCTTTCAGCGCCTGAACGGCCACCACCTGCTGCACCACCGCTACATGCACAAGAACTTCAACGTGGTGTTCCCTCTCGCAGACCTCGTCCTCGGCACTCTGATGCTGCGCGCCAAAACCCACTTCGCCCAGGCACGTGGCCCCTCCGTCCCAGACGTGCAGCCCAAGCAGGCCACTGGCACCATGGCCGCCGCGTAA
- a CDS encoding succinate dehydrogenase/fumarate reductase iron-sulfur subunit: protein MARSLNLHIKVWRQASANAKGYFQDIEATNIPETASFLEMMDIVNRRIIESGGDPVAFDHDCREGICGTCSMVINGIPHGPERATTTCQLHMRKFHDGDTIWIEPFRAKAFPVIKDLAVDRSAFDRIQAAGGFISVRTGSAQDANSLPISKEAADAAMDAAECIGCGACVASCKNASAMLFVSAKAGQLNSLPQGQPEKHRRVLGMVKTMDEAGFGNCTNQYECEAACPKEISVRWITKLNRDYAMAVTHEALLAPVGKGKGDGG from the coding sequence ATGGCCCGCTCTCTCAATCTCCACATCAAGGTCTGGCGCCAGGCAAGCGCCAACGCCAAAGGTTATTTCCAGGATATTGAAGCCACGAACATCCCGGAAACCGCCTCCTTCCTGGAGATGATGGACATCGTGAACCGTCGCATCATCGAGTCGGGCGGCGATCCGGTCGCCTTCGATCATGACTGCCGGGAGGGCATCTGCGGCACCTGCTCCATGGTGATCAACGGCATCCCCCATGGCCCCGAGCGTGCCACCACCACCTGCCAGCTTCACATGCGGAAGTTCCACGATGGCGACACCATCTGGATCGAGCCCTTCCGCGCCAAGGCCTTCCCCGTGATCAAGGATCTGGCGGTGGACCGCAGCGCCTTCGACCGCATCCAGGCTGCGGGCGGCTTCATCAGTGTGCGCACCGGCTCTGCTCAAGACGCCAACTCGTTGCCCATTTCCAAAGAAGCGGCCGATGCCGCCATGGACGCAGCCGAGTGCATCGGCTGCGGTGCTTGCGTCGCCTCCTGCAAAAACGCGAGCGCCATGCTCTTCGTCTCGGCCAAGGCCGGTCAACTCAACAGCCTTCCCCAAGGTCAGCCGGAGAAACACCGCCGCGTCCTCGGCATGGTGAAAACCATGGACGAAGCCGGCTTCGGCAACTGCACCAACCAGTACGAGTGCGAGGCCGCCTGCCCCAAAGAGATCAGCGTACGCTGGATCACCAAGCTCAATCGCGACTACGCCATGGCCGTAACTCACGAAGCCCTCCTCGCTCCCGTGGGCAAAGGCAAGGGTGATGGCGGTTAG
- a CDS encoding HU family DNA-binding protein — protein MAKKAATIKDRFSKTQILEQITQDTELSRKQVSAVLDSLTEIISSHLKKNSVGEFVLPGLLQIKTVRKPAVKARKGINPFTKEPTVFKAKPASTVVKVRPLKKLKDMVA, from the coding sequence ATGGCGAAAAAAGCAGCAACCATCAAAGACCGTTTCTCCAAAACCCAGATTCTGGAGCAAATCACGCAGGACACGGAACTCAGCCGCAAGCAGGTCTCCGCCGTCTTGGACAGCCTCACGGAGATCATCAGCTCCCACCTGAAGAAAAACTCCGTGGGTGAGTTCGTTCTTCCGGGCCTCTTGCAGATCAAGACCGTCCGCAAGCCGGCGGTCAAGGCCCGCAAGGGAATCAACCCGTTCACCAAGGAGCCGACCGTCTTCAAGGCGAAGCCTGCCTCCACCGTGGTGAAGGTTCGCCCCTTGAAGAAGCTCAAGGACATGGTCGCCTAG
- a CDS encoding glycerophosphodiester phosphodiesterase has product MMFTFNRLLPLLAASLALPLCATEIVGHRGASHDAPENTLSAMKEAWKQGADGAELDLWFSKDGHLVVMHDGTTKRIGGVDRKIADQTWEELQKLDVGSWKDPKFAGEKIPTLESIFEATPAGKKMVLEIKCGPEILPELAKVIKASPLYPKQLVIISFNYEVMKLSKPLFPEVEHYLLASYKKDKETGNLPELSEFVEKAKAVKLDGLDLHHGWPIDEAFVKGLKEQGLKLITWTVDDPEVAKRHVKAGVDAITTDRPAYLRENALGK; this is encoded by the coding sequence ATGATGTTCACGTTCAATCGCCTGCTTCCATTGCTGGCCGCCAGTCTGGCGTTGCCCCTCTGTGCCACCGAGATCGTCGGGCACCGCGGGGCCTCCCACGACGCCCCTGAAAACACCCTGTCTGCCATGAAAGAGGCCTGGAAACAGGGGGCCGATGGTGCCGAACTCGATCTCTGGTTCTCCAAAGACGGGCACCTCGTGGTCATGCATGACGGCACCACCAAGCGCATTGGAGGTGTGGACAGGAAGATCGCTGATCAGACGTGGGAGGAACTGCAGAAGCTGGATGTGGGAAGCTGGAAGGATCCCAAGTTCGCCGGGGAGAAGATTCCCACCCTGGAGTCTATCTTTGAAGCGACCCCGGCGGGGAAGAAGATGGTGCTGGAGATCAAATGCGGCCCCGAGATCCTGCCGGAACTGGCAAAGGTCATCAAGGCGTCTCCGCTGTACCCGAAGCAACTGGTCATCATTTCCTTCAACTACGAGGTCATGAAGCTCTCCAAGCCCCTCTTCCCTGAGGTGGAGCACTATCTGCTGGCCAGCTACAAGAAGGACAAAGAGACAGGCAATCTGCCCGAGCTGTCAGAGTTCGTGGAAAAGGCCAAGGCCGTCAAACTGGATGGTCTGGACCTCCATCATGGCTGGCCGATTGATGAGGCCTTTGTGAAAGGCCTGAAGGAGCAGGGACTGAAGCTCATCACCTGGACCGTGGATGATCCGGAGGTCGCCAAGCGCCACGTGAAGGCGGGGGTGGATGCGATCACAACGGACCGCCCGGCGTACCTGAGAGAAAATGCGCTGGGGAAGTAG
- a CDS encoding glycosyl hydrolase family 28 protein has protein sequence MKPPFSGLPVQTGWRAVFHLLALVVTAGVFFVAGGGSVAARDAGNRPPVINVWVNDKQVPVIEHWVGGRLNCTYAPLTLPGSAEVEVEVPGGVRHWTMSPEKCEVPTRMERGRLKFTLLTSHYMVVTVNGLRLLLLADPPEDELPEHQKVLDVTAPPYSLDRSGAKDGTDVLQKACDDAGALANEAVVMLPPGLYTTTGIRLRSRTQLYLAPGAVLQGRDDAESYPDYPSAPGKTASAALVKVDGVEHVCIFGRGTLDARGLALAGAAKHGEGKRLLASCVTMERSRCVTLEGVICKEATAVAVSATHCQDVAMRRVKVINDLSSEDRVDGIRLAGTQRALVEDCLVYTTEDAFSVTSPEDAVSEQVVLRRLMALTSARALRCGPLARSALHRVRFEDVDIIHCRDAMSVMHGEGQGEWGQIVFKDIRVENCGRNGIVIQLLDGGGVSGVRFENVGFKQSRPGFLQGLGAGHCIRGVTFAGLEVSGRPIATAEEAGLKVGGFVEDVRFDD, from the coding sequence ATGAAGCCGCCATTCTCCGGATTGCCGGTGCAGACCGGTTGGAGAGCTGTTTTCCACCTTCTGGCGTTGGTGGTCACGGCGGGCGTCTTCTTTGTGGCTGGCGGGGGGAGTGTGGCTGCCCGTGATGCGGGGAATCGGCCTCCAGTAATCAATGTGTGGGTGAATGACAAGCAGGTGCCGGTGATCGAGCATTGGGTGGGAGGCAGATTGAACTGCACTTACGCACCTCTCACCCTCCCGGGCTCTGCCGAGGTGGAGGTGGAAGTGCCTGGGGGAGTGAGGCATTGGACAATGAGCCCTGAGAAATGCGAAGTCCCCACTCGAATGGAAAGGGGGCGCTTGAAGTTCACCCTGCTCACCTCCCACTATATGGTGGTGACTGTCAATGGTTTGCGTTTATTGTTGCTGGCAGATCCGCCTGAGGATGAGCTGCCTGAGCACCAGAAAGTGCTGGATGTGACGGCTCCGCCCTACAGTCTGGACCGCTCGGGTGCCAAGGACGGGACGGATGTGCTACAGAAGGCCTGTGACGATGCCGGAGCGTTGGCGAATGAGGCCGTCGTCATGCTGCCTCCCGGGCTCTACACCACCACGGGAATCCGTCTGAGAAGCCGGACCCAGCTCTATCTGGCTCCCGGTGCGGTGCTGCAGGGCAGGGATGATGCCGAGAGCTACCCGGACTATCCTTCAGCGCCTGGCAAGACGGCTTCCGCCGCCTTGGTCAAAGTGGATGGGGTGGAGCATGTTTGCATCTTTGGGCGGGGTACGCTGGATGCACGCGGGCTGGCGCTCGCCGGGGCGGCCAAGCACGGGGAGGGGAAGAGATTGCTGGCGAGTTGCGTGACGATGGAGCGCTCGCGTTGTGTGACTTTGGAGGGGGTGATTTGCAAGGAGGCGACGGCGGTGGCTGTATCGGCGACGCACTGCCAGGATGTGGCCATGCGGCGGGTGAAAGTGATCAATGACCTGAGCAGTGAAGACAGGGTGGATGGGATACGTCTCGCTGGCACGCAGCGCGCTTTGGTCGAGGACTGCCTGGTGTACACCACTGAGGATGCCTTTTCTGTGACCTCACCAGAGGATGCAGTGAGTGAGCAGGTGGTCTTGCGCCGTCTCATGGCGCTGACCAGTGCAAGGGCGTTACGCTGCGGACCGCTGGCCCGTTCTGCGCTCCATCGCGTGCGTTTTGAGGACGTTGATATCATTCACTGCCGGGATGCCATGAGTGTGATGCACGGTGAGGGCCAGGGAGAGTGGGGGCAGATCGTTTTCAAGGACATCCGGGTGGAGAATTGTGGCAGGAACGGGATCGTGATTCAGCTCTTAGATGGAGGCGGCGTCAGCGGCGTGCGATTTGAGAATGTGGGCTTCAAACAATCTCGGCCCGGTTTTCTGCAGGGGCTGGGAGCAGGCCATTGCATCCGCGGGGTGACTTTCGCCGGACTGGAAGTCAGTGGACGGCCCATCGCCACGGCGGAAGAGGCGGGGCTGAAAGTGGGGGGATTTGTCGAGGACGTCCGTTTTGATGACTAA